The Watersipora subatra chromosome 1, tzWatSuba1.1, whole genome shotgun sequence genome has a window encoding:
- the LOC137406367 gene encoding uncharacterized protein, translating into MAGTQVPMDEGMHGFVAEPLVRMEDNEVVNVYVPRPVEEWCGCGRCQAWPKEDMNICCRNHPIWDTQRSGGPEISCITSCPNIGELMMYAPLRNMWHNYCTYHVPQRPDAELLQVGPNLTQEQITRLINEQKRLCAYRSLIFWAYPSLKRGERKPLPACIYAYVRALFPSTDDEEIYADWQHTLFAYSNQQDS; encoded by the exons ATGGCAGGAACCCAAGTACCCATGGATGAAGGTATGCATGGTTTTGTGGCTGAACCTCTTGTTAGGATGGAAGATAACGAGGTTGTGAAC GTTTATGTACCAAGACCTGTTGAGGAATGGTGTGGCTGTGGGAGATGCCAGGCTTGGCCTAAAGAAGACATGAACATCTGCTGCAGGAATCATCCTATATGGGACACGCAAAGAAGTGGAGGGCCAGAGATTTCCTGCATTACATCATGCCCCAACATTGGCGAACTTATGATGTATGCCCCCTTAAGAAACATGTGGCACAACTACTGTACATACCATG TACCACAAAGACCAGATGCTGAATTGCTTCAAGTGGGCCCAAACCTAACCCAAGAACAGATTACCAGACTAATTAATGAACAAAAAAGACTGTGCGCTTACAGGTCGTTAATATTTTGGGCATACCCAAGTTTGAAACGAGGTGAAAGAAAGCCACTACCTGCCTGCATATATGCTTATGTCAGAGCACTGTTTCCTAGTACAGACGACGAAGAAATTTATGCCGATTGGCAACATACTCTCTTTGCCTATAGCAATCAGCAAGACAGTTGA